The DNA segment ATTGTTACCCCAGTAGATCGTGCCGCCCGGGGCGACGACCTGCAGGGTCAGGTCGTTGATGCGCGCCTGCGACGAGGACGGCACGCCGGCCGGATCGGCGTAGACCAGCGTGGCCCGGAACTCGGCCTCGCCCGGTTCGACGTTCAGGGCGTACTCCATCGTCTGCAGGTTGGTGAGCAACTGTGTTTCGTTGATGACGAAGGTCTTCGCGCGCTGATCGTACATCCGCTGCAGGTTCGGGAAGCCCCAGCCCTGGTGCGTGCGCGTCAGGTCGTGGCTGGTCCCGCTGAACGGGTACGACCGGGCGTTGTTGATCATCATCGCCTTCGCCGTCGTCATGTGGCAGCGGTTGTCGAACACCGTGCCTTCCGGATCGACCGCGTTGTTGAACAGGCCGCTTGCCCACATCTGGAAGAACAGGCCGACGTGGCCGGCGATGATCGGGGTGGCGCCGCTGGTCCCACCGAAGCTGGTGGTGTAGGCGGTCGAGCTGCCGCTGGTCGTCGTGAGAATGTCGTCATAGAAAGCGCACAGATCCGGCTTGATGCGGCCGTCGGCAGCTGGCCCGATGCTGGCGTCGCCGCACCAGCAGTCATTGGTCCAGTTCTGGTCGTCGTAGTGATTCACGCCGCCGCCGGAGATGATGTTCTTCGCCCAGGCCTCGGGGCGCGACGACTGTGTGCCGAGGTTGGACTGCGACTGGCAGTGCACGACGTCGAAGTCGAACAGCATGTCGTCTGTGTCGGCGGAGATCGTGGTGTAAGTCGTGACCTGGCTGCTGCCAACGCTCGACGTCTCGAAGACGCAGAAGTACGGGGCCTGCACCTGTGCGCTGGTGTGATTGTAGCGCGAGGTGCCGGTCATGCCGACGTAGTTGTAGTCACCGACAATGCCCTGGCCGGCCGGGAGCAGGCCGCGCGCGAGCGCGTTGCCCGTGCCGTCGCCAAACACGATCCCGGACGTGGAGGCGCCGTGCGAGTCCGAGCCGGTCTGGCCGTGCTGAATCAGCGGCCGCGACTGGAAATCGACGTGACCGAGATTGAAGCCCGCGTCGAACACCTCGCCGCGCACGCCGAGGCCGTTGAAGCCGGCCAGAGTCTCGATGTAGTTCGCCCCACCGAGCGCCCGCGCGTTATTCATGTCCTTCTCGAGCGGGCTCCACCGGTCAATAAACAGCACTTCGTCCCAGCGGGCGACCTCACACACCTGGTCCGGCGTCAGCGTCGCGACGAGCAGGCGCTTGCCGAAATCGGAGCAGTCCACGTAGCCGCCCAGGGCGCGGATGCGCTCCGCCACGGCGAGTTTCTGCGCGGCGCCGCCCTCGAACACCTGGATGTTGCAGCGCAGCACACCGCCGTCTTTCTCGGTCGCCGGGCGCTCGAACAGCGTCTCGTCCAACCGATAGGCCGGGTGATAGGCGCCGACCCAGCGCACGTACGGCAGGGCCGCAACCGCGTCGCGCACTGCCGGGCTCATCTGCACGATATGGGCATGGTTCGCCATGAACTGGCGGACCGTGCCGCCCAGGGCCTCGATCTGCGCGCGGAACTCGGCCAGCGGCTGGGTCACGAACTGCACGAGGTACAGGTTGCTGTCCGCCTCGGCGGCCAAGCCGCCGCGCGGCGCCGGCACGCCCCACGCCGGATCGAACTCGCCGTGGCGCAGCTTCAGCACGTAGGACGTTTCCGTCACGCGCTCGACGCGCTGGCCGTCCAGGCTGATCGCGTAGCAGGGCACCGTGCCGCGGGTCGACACTTCATCCCACAGCACGAGCAGCGCCGCGCTGCCCGGCACGGGAATCACGCGGGCATTGCGCGCTTCGCCGGCGGCGGTGTGAAACGGCGGCTGACCGGCCAGGGCCAGCAGCGTTCTGTGCGCAGCCCGCTGGATCTCCAGCGCCGCCCCCGGGGCCTCATCCGGTGCGCCCGCGAGGCTGACGGGCGCCGCCAGAAACCAGCTCATCAGCAACCCGACACCCAAGCCACGCCGAAAAATCGCTCGCATGTCCCGTCTCCTGGAATTCTTCGAT comes from the Phycisphaerae bacterium genome and includes:
- a CDS encoding S8 family serine peptidase; translation: MRAIFRRGLGVGLLMSWFLAAPVSLAGAPDEAPGAALEIQRAAHRTLLALAGQPPFHTAAGEARNARVIPVPGSAALLVLWDEVSTRGTVPCYAISLDGQRVERVTETSYVLKLRHGEFDPAWGVPAPRGGLAAEADSNLYLVQFVTQPLAEFRAQIEALGGTVRQFMANHAHIVQMSPAVRDAVAALPYVRWVGAYHPAYRLDETLFERPATEKDGGVLRCNIQVFEGGAAQKLAVAERIRALGGYVDCSDFGKRLLVATLTPDQVCEVARWDEVLFIDRWSPLEKDMNNARALGGANYIETLAGFNGLGVRGEVFDAGFNLGHVDFQSRPLIQHGQTGSDSHGASTSGIVFGDGTGNALARGLLPAGQGIVGDYNYVGMTGTSRYNHTSAQVQAPYFCVFETSSVGSSQVTTYTTISADTDDMLFDFDVVHCQSQSNLGTQSSRPEAWAKNIISGGGVNHYDDQNWTNDCWCGDASIGPAADGRIKPDLCAFYDDILTTTSGSSTAYTTSFGGTSGATPIIAGHVGLFFQMWASGLFNNAVDPEGTVFDNRCHMTTAKAMMINNARSYPFSGTSHDLTRTHQGWGFPNLQRMYDQRAKTFVINETQLLTNLQTMEYALNVEPGEAEFRATLVYADPAGVPSSSQARINDLTLQVVAPGGTIYWGNNGLLVGNYSTAGGAANHVDTVENVFVQNPVGGLWVVRVIAEEINQDSHVETPALDADFALVVTGVSPCSSAGSVRLNRGLYACTSTIEVHVLDCDLNTDSDVIETVTVAVQSTSEPAGESVLLTETGVGTASFVGTIEGSPTAGAGALLLAHGDTITVTYVDADDGLGGTNVVVTDTADVDCVPPVIFSVQSLDLQPRSAKVTLEADEPVRATVRYGLSCSALNNSVSAAMYELAPVISLTGLTDGTTYYFKVEALDQAGNLTIDPTCYSFTTPEVPDFFTQLFSGDNDLDYQSLVFTP